The segment ACAATAGTTAAGTCTGTAGCTAACGGAAGAAATGTATATACAAACATAAAAAATTCCATTAAATTTTTACTTTCTGGAAATACAGCTGCAATTTTAGCAGTAATATATACTTCTTTAGCATCTTTACCAATACCTTTTGCACCTGTACACTTACTGTTCATAAACTTATTAACTGACAGTTTACCTGCTATTGCAATTGGACTTGAAAAGCCTAAAAATGATTTATTGAAAGAAAAACCAAGAAATATTAATGCTCCTATACTTTCAAAAAACTTCTTGAAAAAGATACTTAGTGAAGGTATATTAATTGCAATATTTACAATGTTAGCTTTCCATATTGGATTAAAAAGTGGTAGTGCAGGTGTTGCAAGTACAATGGCTTTTTCTACATTATGTCTTGGTAGATTATTTCATGGGTTTAACTGTAGAGGTGATAAATCTATATTCAAAATTGGAGTATTTTCAAATATATATAGCTGGATTGCATTTGGTATAGGATTAGTTCTACTTAACTTAGTTCTTATACTTGAACCGTTAAAAAATCTATTTGAAATTAGCAGTCTTAATTCTACTCAATTTGGATATATTTATCTTCTAGCTGTGTTACCTACAATTATAATTCAAGTATACAAAATTATATTTAAACAAGATTCAGCTTCTGATAGTAAAGAAATATCAGTAGGTGAAAACGCTTAGTAAATATATAAAAAAGTCCGTATATGTAAGTAGTTAAAAGTTACTTGCAATACGGACTTTTATTAATTAGATTTAAAGTTATATATTGACTTTATGTGTTTTATAATTTCAGCAGTATCTAGAATATTTTCTTTGATTTCATTAATAGATTTATAGGCCATTGGTGATTCATCTATAGTTTTTTCATTTACACATGTCGACCAAACTTCTTTCATACTTTCTTTATAGGCATCTATACTTATAATTTCTTTTGCTTTATTTCTACTGAATATTCTTCCTGCACCATGTGGAGCTGTGAAATTCCATTCTTTGTTTCCTTTCCCTATGCAAATCAAAGATCCCTCTTTCATATTTATAGGTATTAACAGCTTTTCATTTTTTTGTGCAGAAACTGCTCCCTTACGAAGTATTTTATTATCCATATCAATATAGTTATGTATTGTAGTAAAGCTATCTACATATGTCCAATTCATCTCTTTCATTATGATATCAGCAATAGCTTTTCTATTTAAAGTAGCATATGCTTGAGCTATCATCATATCATTTAAATAATCTTCCATATCTTTATCTTTTAGATACATGAGACCTTTAGGAATCTCAGTATTTTTTAGTTCAGTATGTTTCTTTATAGCTAGTTTTTGATAAAGCTCTGCTATTTGTTTACCTAGATATCTACTTCCACTATGAACAACTAAGTAAATATTTCCTTCTATATCCTTATCAAGTTCTATAAAATGATTTCCACCACCAAGTGTTCCTAAACTTAGTTTTACTCTTTTTATATTTATGTATTTTCTACAAACAAGATTTTCAAAGTTTATCAAATCTATGTATAGGTGTTCTTTCTTACGTGTATTAAATCCATGAGGTATGTTTTCTCTTATTATTTTATCTAGTTTTTCAAAATCTATTTCTTTCTCTTTTATTTGTACTGTGATCATACCACAACCTATATCTACACCAACTAAATTAGGTACTACCTTATCTGTTATTGTCATTGAGGTACCTATAGCACAGCCTTTACCAATATGAACATCTGGCATTATTCTAATCTTACAATCTTTAAAATCTTCTTGATTACAAATTTGAAGTATTTGATTAATAGCTTCTTCCTCTATATTATCTGTAAATACTTTAGCTGTATTATATTTCCCTTTTATTTCTAACATTATATTGTCTCCTTATTTCATTTGTAAAAAATAAATATAGTTATTTGTCTTTTATATCTCTTATATTTTTTAGTAATATAGACACTGTTCCATCTTGATTATTTAGAAATTCTACTTTATCTTTTCTCGTTAAATAAGATACTGGTAACTTAATTTCTATTCCATCATCAGTTACTAACCTTTGTTTTTTAGCAATCTTTTTACTTACATTATCACTAACTGTAATTGTTTTATCTGTTAATCCACTTTTCTCTATCTCTTCTACATATATATTTTGCATCTCTGGATTATTATCAAATACTTTTCCCTTTATCTCTTCTATGTCAACTGTATTAGAATCTTCAACACTTTCAACTATAATATTTTTAATTTCAGCAATTTTAGTAATATCTCCATCATAATGTTCCTTTATCACTCTCTTTGAAGCTTTATTTATTATATCCATCTTTTCTTTATCAGACATTATATATTCAGACTTCAATATTTTCTTAGAGAGATAATATTGTTTCTCTCCATCTATCTCATATTTTTTCTCTTTTAAAAGCATGGAATAGTCTTCTAAATTTATTATTACACATTCTTCTACTTTCTGATTTTCATTAGGTAAAGCTGTTTTTTGCTTAATTACTTTATTTATTCTTTTAGTTTCAAGTTCCTCAATATAGTGTATATATGATGTTTTATAAGTAAATATAAATAAACCTAGATATCTTACTCCATCTCTACTAAATAAGCTACATACTAAATCTGCCGAAGGTATATCTGGATTTTTTAGCATAGTATCATATAATAGTTCCCCGAATTTTTTAGAACAATATATAAATACATTATTATCTTCAAGAATATTATCACATAATTTTTTTACTATATTATTTTCATCTTCAAAATAAGCTTGTTTAAGATTAACATCTTCAAACACTCTATCAATGTGTTTTATCATGAATTCATTTATATCATCATCAAAAGGATGCTCTTCTTCTGATAGAACCGGTAATCCTAAACAGTTGTCTAAAATATGTAATATAAGCTTCTCAACAAAAACCTCTTTAGTTTCTGACATATTAATCTCCTTTTCAAAATTAATTTATTTAGTTGTATATTTTAATACTTAGAAATAAAATTATCATATTAATTACCCTAAATCAACATATAGTATATTTTATTTTTGTACAAAAATAAAAGCTTTGAAAATTAAATTGTATCAAAGCTTCTATCTACAGTTACTAATTCACATTATTAAATTTTTATATAACTATATGTACAAATATAACTATTGCTCTGGTTATTCTTCAAAAGCTTCTGCTAGAGCCTTCATATTCCCAGTTAAAGCATTTATTAAATCATCAGATGGTTCTATAACCCACTTGTCGTTTTTCTTCTCGAGTTTGATCTCTACATCCTTAGTAACTTTATCTAACTTTCCATTTAATTTATCTAGCATTTTTTCCTCTGCTAGTTTTTCCATAGCTTTTTCATCAGCATTTTCATCAAATGCCATTGTTAGTGCAGTTTGCATATATTCTGTTATTGTTTCTGTCAATGCATGGCCTATGTCATTTACTTCGAGTTTTACCTTAACTGAAGCTTTATTCTTCTCAATTTTTTCTTCTGTCACTTCGTATTTTACATCTGCAATTTTGTCTAAGATAACTTTACTTACTTTATCTGGCATTTCTGCATTAGAAGCATTTAATTTATCCTTAATACTTTCAGAATCATTAACAAAGGAATATACTTTTTCATAATTTTTACTTTTAAAAGTTTCTAAAAAATCTTTTACTGTTGCTGTAGGTTTTTCCTTATCACTACATCCTGATAAAGTAAAGACTGACAATATAAGTACTAAAAGTGCAGATAGTATTTTTGATAATTTTTTCATATTACTCCTCCTATAATTTTGTAATAAATATGTATAATACCATATTATTTATAACATAACACTATTACACTATACAAGAAATTTAATACAATTGCTAGATTAATATAATAATTTTATATTTTATTTTCCATTGAAACATAGTAGCAAATAATAAAGCTCTGAAAGTACGCCTTATTCTCAGAGCTTTTATAAAATAATTGATAATGTTTATCTCATTTATATGCTAAAAAGCTTTTGTTCTTTTTAATGAATATGCTAAAGGTAATGATACTATACCACCTGCAGCTATTTGAATAGCATTTCCTGGTATTGAAGTCACTGGAGATATCCAATTTCCATAAAGTATACCTTCTGTTACATAATATCCAACTATATACCCCATTATCCATCTAACAACAAAAGTAAATGGAGCCCACGCTACCCATCCTGAAAGAACATCAAATATTGTCATTCCTATTGCTCCAGAAATTGCACCCTTTTTCTTTCCGAAAACAATTGAAGATATAAAAAGCATACCAGTTCCTAGATGGATCAATCCTCCATTAATAGATATAGGTAATCTTATGTTTTAAATAATAAGATAATTTAAATTTTTAAATTAATTGCTTTATGCATTTTCTATAACCTTTTTCATCCATTTATTAGATAGTAACCTATATAATACAAATATAGATTTAAGGAATTCTTCTATATTTACAAAGAATATAACTCCATATATAGGAAGTTTAAGAACAAAGGCACCTATATATGCAAGAGGCACTCCTAAACACCACATAGTAAATGTTTCTGCAATCAATGGAACTTTTGTATCTCCTCCACCTCTTAAAGCCCCTACCATTATTATTGTATCAAATACAAATGATACAAATAGTATAGCTGCTGCATATAGTACTTTTATAGCATCACTACGTAGCCCCTCAGAGATGTTGAAAAAAGTTACAACATATTTTGCACTAAATGCCATTAATGCGGATAAAAATAATCCTAATATAACAGCAAGTACTGCAAATCTTCGTGCATACGTTTTAGCTTTTTCTTCATTACCAGCTCCTATTTCATTTCCTACCATAACTACTGCTGAATTAGATATTCCATAAACAGCTATTAAAAAGAAACTTTGAACAGTTGTATGGATATTTACAGCTGCTATAGCCTTATATCCCATTCTTGCATATATTGCGGCATATACTACAACACCTAATGCCCAAGTTATTTCTATTAAAACGGTATCTGAAACCGTTTTCAGCACTTTTAATAAAAAAGCTTTATTAAAACTAAAAAGCTCATTTAACTTTGCTGCTAATATACCTTTTTTACTGTATATATACGTTAAAAGTATAGTTGTCTCTAATATCCTTGCTATAACTGTAGCCATAGCAGCTCCTTTAACTCCCATAGCAGGAAATCCTAATTTACCAAATATCAATATATAGTTTAATATTATATTAGTTGTTACTGCTATAAAACTTGTCACCATAGGAACAGCAGTATTTCCTATACTTTTTGAAGCGTTTGCAAATGAAAAAGTTATCGCAGTAAATATATAACTTATACATACTACTTGAAAATACTCTTTACCAAGTAATACAACTTCTGTTTCTTTACTGAATAAACCCATAACATTCTCAGGAAATATCAATCCTGCAATCATAAATATAGCAGCATTGATAACTACCATACTAAGAGATATACCCAATACCTTCTTAATATTTTTGGTATCCTTAATACCTGAATATTGTGCTATAAAAACTCCACATCCTGCTGTTATTCCTACAATTATAAAGTTGAATAGAAAGAAAATTTGATTTACTATACCTACTGATGCAAGTTCCAATTCTCCTAATCTTCCAACCATAATTGTATCTACCATATTCAAAGATGAAGTTATCAAGTTCTGTACGAATATAGGTAGCGCCAGCTTAGAGAGTGTCTTATAAAACTCTCTGTCATTAAATGTAAAGTTCACCAGACTTTTGAGCACAACAAAAACCCCCTTTTTAATAATAATTAATTTTTTGTTATATCACCCGTATATATTTTATCACATACAAAATTTTATTACCTACTATACACATAGATTATTGTAGTATATCAATAAATACCTATTATTTTCTAGAAAAATCCATGTTTTTTACAAATATAGTTAACATATTATTATGTTTTCAATATATATGGCAAATAAAAAAGCTCATTAATATGAGCTTTTTTCGTATAATTTATCCTAGCTTTCTTCAATTATAACTATAGCATTTTTTATAATTACTCTCTTTCCATCTATATCAAACTTTGTAGTTCCATCATCTTTATTTTCTATATCTATTTTACCTTTATATTCTTTAATTAGTTTTCCATCATTACTATACACTTGTACTGTTCTCTCTAGTCCACCAGTCCAATTCGATTTAAAATCCTTTACACTTCTCTTAGTATCTTCAGTACAAGCAGATAATGATATCAAAGATATTCCTAATATAGCGGCTAATAGTATCTTTTTTATTTTCATATAACACGCTCCTTATAATTTATGTTTTTTAATTTATCTAATATCATCTTTATTATCAATACTCAGCCTATGTAACAATAATTTTAATTAAATTATTTAAAATTATTTTCTACGATCTGCATATATTATAAACATTCACTTATATCAATCATGCTACCTTGCTTAAATTTATCGCTATGTAATAAATCAGTTATAGCACCTGCCACGATTTCCGTTGATAGCAGTTTTCCTTTTTCCTTAAAGTCAATGAATCTCTGTAGCTGTATAAAGTCTTCTTCTTTTGAAGATCTTATTTCTTTCTGCATATTTGTATCCATAATACCTGGAGTAAAGGAAACTATTTTTACAGGATGGTCCTTATTTTCTTCCTCTAGTGCTATACATTTAGTAAACATATCTATTCCTGCTTTCGAAGTACAATAACATCCCCATCCATGATATGCCTTTTCACTTGCACCAGAAGATATATTTATTACTCTTTTTTCTACTTCAAGTTCCTTTGTATATTTCATAAAAAAAGATGTTATCAACATAAGTGAAGTCAAGTTAACATTTATATTTCTTATAATATCATACTTTTCGCATTTCTCAATTGGCTTTATCGGAGAAACTGTTCCTGCATTATTTATTAGATAAACTCCTTCAGCTTTTGAAGTTTCAATCTTATCAAAAACATTTTTCATTAAAGTATCTATATTGTCTGTATCATTTAAATCATATTCAAAATAATCTAGATTTATATCTTTTTCTTTTGCTTCTTCAATTAAAGATGTATTTTTCTTTCTAGATATACAAATGATGTGATTATCCTTTTTAAATGATTTTTTTGCTAATGACTCTCCTAATCCTCGTGATGTTCCTGTTATTATAATATATTTCATAAAACTCTCCTTTTCCTTGATATATCATCTATAACTTATGGTTAAATATTAGTTATATCATATCATAAAAGTTCACGTTAATCTTAACTATTGTTTTCTAATAAAACAAAATTAAAGACTCAATGACATATTAATTTGTTTTTTTAATGTCAATGAGTCTCTTTAATAATAAAGTATTATTTACTACTAATAATCTTATTATATCTTAATCTAAATGTAGGGTACTTTTTTAGCACATCATTTTACTTCTTTGAATATTATAATTAATTATTTCCTGATATTCATAACTTCTTTTAAATAATTCTTCGTGAGTTCCAATATCTTTTATTCTTCCTTGTTTCAATACAATAATTTTATCTAATCTCTTTAATATTTCTAAATTATGAGTTGCCACAATGACAGTTTTATCTTTAAATTCATTTATTAAAATCTCATTAAAATGTAGAAATGATTTGGAATCATAGTTAAAAGTAGTTTCATCTAATAGCAATACGCTAAAGTTTTTCATAAGTCCCCTAGCTATAGCAATATTTTGCTTTTGAATATTAGATAATGTGTTACCATGGCTTCCAACTTTAGTATTATAACTCTTAGGCATTTTAGATATAAAATCGTACACTCCACTTTTTTTAGCTACATTCCTAATCTTATTTTCATCAGCTTTTAAATTAAGTGTTATATTCTCCATTATAGTTTTATCAAATAAATGTATATCTTGAGAAACAAATGAAATAAGATTCCTATACTCTTTTAACTTTATATCATTTATGTTAGTTCTATCTAGAAATATATTTCCACTATCTGGTTTCACAAATCTTAAAATAATATTTAGTATAACAGATTTAGACTCACCATTTGGACATATTATTGCAACTTTTTCACCACTATTAATAGTAAAATTAACCCTATCTAATGCTAATTGTCCATTTTTATAGCAAACTGTGACATTTCTAAATTTTATCTTTCCTTCTATATTATCAGTATTTAAATTTAATAACTTTCCTTTTTCTTTTTCATCTGTTTCACATTCTATTTCAAAAAACTCAAACAATCTTTTGGCAGAAGGAATTATATTTGAAAACTCATTACCTATGTTTGATATCGTGGAAATCGGTTTCATAACATAAAAAACATAAATTACGAAAGCAAATAAATCCCCTATAGATAATTTAGATTGTATAATCATATAAGTTCCTAATATGTATATCAAACATACTGCCCATTTTGTTAATATTACTTCTTGTAATTCGTTAGCCTTATTTAATGAAGCCAACTTAATATTAACTTTAATAATATTTCTTTGTTTTCTTATAAACTCTCCTATTTTTATTCTGTCGGTACCAAAAAGCTTTATATCCTTAATTCCATTTATAGTGTCTTCATACCATGATGAATACTCTTTATTATAATCTATATAGTCTTCAACTAATTTTTTCTTTCTCATAGCAAAATATCTCATAAAGGAGTATCTTATAGGAATAATTAATATAATAATAAGAGATAATCTCCAATCAATTAGAGTTAATCCTAAGAAGCCTCCTATCATTTTAAATATTTGACTTATTGTAAAAAGTATTCCTTGATCTGAAACTTTAGAGATATTATTTATATCAATATTTATATTATTCATTTCTTCTGTAAAGTCAATTTTACGAAAAAAACTAACTTTCAGCTTTAAAAGATGTTTAAATACCATTCTATGTAAATCATATGTAATGACAGATGCTAGATAAGATCTATATCTAGTTCCTATAAATCCAACACTCATGTCTATAAGAGTTAATAATAATGTTATAATTGAAAGCTTAGCAACAATACCTAGATTCTTCTCTAATATTCCAACATCCATAATTTGCTTACTGATCAATGGATATAAAATGCTTATCACAGAAGATATAGTTACGCATGTTATTATTAAAGCTAATTTTGTTTTATAAGGTTTATATAACAATAATATTCTTTTTATAACATGTTTATTTTCTTTTAAAAGATTCAATATTATTTATAACACCCCTCTTTATAATTTTCTAAGTAATGATATTATCTTTCGTATTATAATACCATATCTTCTATTTTTTTACAATATATGTTTTTTCAATATCATTAAAGCTGTTAAATCTATATTTTTTGACCTTTCCAACAATTATAATCTAAATTTAAAACATAATATAAGATAATCTGTCTATTATAATAATACCATATAAAAAAACTGTAAGCATAGACTAAGACTATACTTACAGTTTTTTTATATGTTATTTACTTAAGGTTTTGAATCGATCAATTGGAACAGGTTCACTACCATCTACTGTTACTTCTACAACTAATGGTTTTTGTCTCATTGTTACTTTATCTTTTAATTTGTTCAAATCATCTATATCACTTATTTGAATAGACTCTATTCCCAAATTATTACAAAGTGTTGATATATCTATTCTATCGTGTGAAAACTTATCTATACTTCTACCAAATAGTACTTGATGGCCTCTATCTACATATCCGTATTTAGCATTATTTATAATAAAGTATATAATTGGTAGATTATATTCTTTAGCTGTTATTACTTCAAAACCATTCATAAAAAAAGAACCATCACCTACAAATGCTGCTACTGTCATATCTGGATTTGCTTTTTGTACACCTATAGATCCACATATTCCGGTTCCCATGCATCCATAATTTAAATTTGACTCAAAATCTGCTTCTTCATTTATTTTTAAATATTTATATAAATAATTTATACTTTCACCTATATCTGATACATAAAATGTGCTTTTAGGAAGTATATCTGTGATGTTTTCTACTAAAAGTCTTAAAGATAGTCCGGTATGATCTAATACATAGTCATTATTTATTTTCTCTATTCTCTCTTCTTCATATTCTTTTCTGTCAATTTTCCTATTTATATAGTCTATAGCATATTTCAAATCACTTACACAAAATAATCCTTCTTGAAATACCCTTCCTAACACATCTTTATCATAATCTATATGTATTAATCTTCTTTTCTCTATTAGTTTTTTATTGTAGTTTCTAGTAGATGATTCCCCTAAGCTTGTTCCTAGAGCTATTATACATTCTCCGTAGTCGCTATCTACTACTTCATTAGCTAGATCCGAACCTGCAAAACCATAATTACCTAGATTCAGTTCAAAATCTCCTTTTATAACTCCTTTGCCATTAGGTGTGGTTATTGTTTTAAAACCAGTTAATCTACTTAGTCTTTTTACTTCTTCTCCTAATCCTCTACATCCACTGCCTACTAAAATAATTCCTGTATTTACTTTATTTATATATTCAATAATATTATCCAAACCATCTACATCATTACTAATACATCCACCTATAGCTAACTCAGGTAAATCATCATTAAATTCTTCTAATTGTATATCTAAAGGAATACTTATATGAACTGGTCCATAAGGAGGTGTCTTTGCAATAGTTATTGCTTTATGTAACTCATTAAATACATCTTCTTTTCTTAATATTGTCTTACTATACTTTGTTATATGTGATAATGTTTCAGAAAGATCCAATCCTTGTATTGCACCTAAGTTTCTTTGACTTAATTTCACTGTACCTGATATTACAAGTACTGGTGATTTAGAACTCATAGCTTCTGCAATACCATTTAATCCGTTAGCTAGTCCTACTGCTCCTGCAATTAAACACACTCCTAAATCTTTAGTTATACTAGCATATTTAGTAGCACTGAATGAGGCCCCCGCCTCATTTCTAGTTATTATATACTCTATGTCTTCATCATTAAAAGCATCTACTAGTGGACTAATTGTACCTGATGGTATACCATATATAGTTTTTACTTCATTGCTTTTTAAATATTTCATGATCCCCCTTGCTATGTTCACTTTAAATCCCCCTTGCTGATAATCTCCCAGATGTATGAACGTCTAAAAATTTATTAATTGCACTACAACATTTTTCTATTTCTTGTGCTGTAAACTCCTTTAATTCTCCTATTGAAGCAAGAACAACTGTATATTTAACTTCTTTACTCTTATCCTTTATAGGTATAAGTAAAATACTTTCTATATTAAAAAACAAAAATTCTTTTGATGAATTTTTATATTCTCTTACATTATTTATGTAGAATAATTCTCCTTCACCAACTACTCTTTCTAAAACATAATCCCCTTCTACTTTTACTTTAAATTCACTATGTTTACTTTTCCATTCTTCATTACTTAGTTTTTTAGTCTGTGTTTTATATATAGGATATATCTTGCCTTCTTCTACTTTATGGCAAGCTATATCTTTTACAGTTGTTATCTCTTCTAATTGTTCAAATAGTTTCTCTAGATCTCTAGTATTTATTTTTTCCATAATATAATAGGAAATAATGTCCCAATTATTTCCCCTCTGTCCCCCTTTTACTACCTAGCTTATATTCTTTAAAATCCATTTTGTGCTAACCATTTTTCTGCTTCTTCATGTGTATCAAAGTATTCTGTTTTGTGTCCTTGAGTAGCACTTCTATTTATTTGACCTTTAACTAAAGAAGCTTTAGCTGAAGCTAAATCATTAACAATCATTGCTACATGAGTTAATCCTCTTTTAGAAGCCCAGCTCGAATGATTATTTATTTCATCTACGATCATAGACATTTTGTATTCTCTTATGTCAGATATTTTAGCCCAAGGCTTTACTACGCCACCTTTATTAAGTAATGGTTCTACTTCTTGTTCATGTGTTTTTTGATATTCTTCTATTTCTGGTTTCTTCCAAAGTCCAGTATTTGTTTCGTATACTATTCTTCTTTTTTCGTCTACCTTAAAATCAATTTTTCCGCCTAATTTCGTTATTGCTTTCATCGTATCTCTCCTATTCTTAATTGTTTTTTTAATTATTTAGATACTTTTGTACCTACTATTTTTATATCATACCCAAAAGAGTAATACAATGGTTTTTTTACAATATTCTTTTTTATTTTCCAATATATTCTGTAAATCTACATATTTTTACCATATATTTCATAATTTTCTGCAAATTATATTATATTTTAAAATCTTTATTATTCACAGTTTAATTTTTCTTCAAAAAAATTATTAGATGGAAATCAAAGCTATCCATCTAATAATTAAAAGTATCATTATGAAGTTAAAAATTAATAAAGCTCTTATAATACTATTTATATATTTCTCGTATAGTCTATAACTCTGAAATCTCTTCACTAGATTTATCTGCATTTTTTAAGTAATCTAAGTTTAAAAAAACTACTGTAATGATAGTATGAACATATAATAATAGCATATCAATAAAAGTATCAATAATTATCACAATACTACTTGGTAAATAAGCCGATAAAAATCCTATAGGAAAAATTATTACGAACATTATAATGAAAGATAGAAGTAATATACCTAGAACATACCAGAAATTCTCTTCAACAAGTGATCTGCTATGATTAAGTGCTTCTTTTAAATTTAGATCTTTTAAAACTATTGTTTGAATAATAAACACATAATAAAATGCCCAAATTATTCCTGGTATAACTAATAGTAAAGAAAGCCCTAAGATTATCAATACTGACAAAATTTGTGTACTAAAACAGCTTCCCCATCTTTTTAAAGATTTGAGTAAGGATACTTTTAAGTCATCTCTATTTAATTTATTTCTTTTTATCGTCTTTTCAGCAATTACTGCAACTGACATGATTGCAATAATACTAAAAGCATTTTGAATTAATGTTGAGATATGAAAAAATCCTTTCATTGAATCTAAGTCATCAGGTCCATTAAGAAAATATAATAATATATTTAATGGCAGGTATACAATCATAGTAATAATAAATATATTTTTAAATTGTTTTTTAAATATTGCCCAACTATTTAAAGCAATTTCTTTCAAACCCAATCTTTTTTCATATATACTATCAAACATCATTTACCTCCTTTAAGCTTCGTCTTTTATTATTAACTTTATTCCATATAATATATAGTATAACATGGAAATTCTATATATGAAGCTATACTATATTTCATAGCTTCTTTTCGAAATATGAATTGAGTGAAAGCTATAACGAACATTCCTAACCATCAAACAATTAGTCTTGCTGATTTTTTAGACAAATCATGATGATTAATAATATTATATACTCAATAATTAATTAAACTATAGTAACATTTATATCAGAAAAATTACTGATTATAAATCATTGTTTATAGGATTTAATTCTTAACTTTTTAAGCTTTCAATTATCATAATACTATATAATTTCAACTAGTCAAAATAAAAAAAGATAAACACTTCTATTTTTATAAAAATGCTTATCTTTAAATTAATAACTCTATTTATCTGTATCTTCATATAGCTCTACTTCACAAAGAAGTGCTTTAAAAACAGGGAATCCTGATATATAATCTCTATTATAAAAATCTGTCAATATATTTACATTAGCTTCGCTCCATTCTTTAGCTTGAACAGGAGTTCCACCACCTTGATTAACTTCTACTGCACCAGGAAGAACTTTATCA is part of the Gottschalkia purinilytica genome and harbors:
- a CDS encoding ECF transporter S component, producing the protein MRLPISINGGLIHLGTGMLFISSIVFGKKKGAISGAIGMTIFDVLSGWVAWAPFTFVVRWIMGYIVGYYVTEGILYGNWISPVTSIPGNAIQIAAGGIVSLPLAYSLKRTKAF
- a CDS encoding nucleoid-associated protein; translated protein: MSETKEVFVEKLILHILDNCLGLPVLSEEEHPFDDDINEFMIKHIDRVFEDVNLKQAYFEDENNIVKKLCDNILEDNNVFIYCSKKFGELLYDTMLKNPDIPSADLVCSLFSRDGVRYLGLFIFTYKTSYIHYIEELETKRINKVIKQKTALPNENQKVEECVIINLEDYSMLLKEKKYEIDGEKQYYLSKKILKSEYIMSDKEKMDIINKASKRVIKEHYDGDITKIAEIKNIIVESVEDSNTVDIEEIKGKVFDNNPEMQNIYVEEIEKSGLTDKTITVSDNVSKKIAKKQRLVTDDGIEIKLPVSYLTRKDKVEFLNNQDGTVSILLKNIRDIKDK
- a CDS encoding RNA-splicing ligase RtcB; this translates as MLEIKGKYNTAKVFTDNIEEEAINQILQICNQEDFKDCKIRIMPDVHIGKGCAIGTSMTITDKVVPNLVGVDIGCGMITVQIKEKEIDFEKLDKIIRENIPHGFNTRKKEHLYIDLINFENLVCRKYINIKRVKLSLGTLGGGNHFIELDKDIEGNIYLVVHSGSRYLGKQIAELYQKLAIKKHTELKNTEIPKGLMYLKDKDMEDYLNDMMIAQAYATLNRKAIADIIMKEMNWTYVDSFTTIHNYIDMDNKILRKGAVSAQKNEKLLIPINMKEGSLICIGKGNKEWNFTAPHGAGRIFSRNKAKEIISIDAYKESMKEVWSTCVNEKTIDESPMAYKSINEIKENILDTAEIIKHIKSIYNFKSN
- a CDS encoding DUF5052 family protein, coding for MKIKKILLAAILGISLISLSACTEDTKRSVKDFKSNWTGGLERTVQVYSNDGKLIKEYKGKIDIENKDDGTTKFDIDGKRVIIKNAIVIIEES
- a CDS encoding MATE family efflux transporter yields the protein MLKSLVNFTFNDREFYKTLSKLALPIFVQNLITSSLNMVDTIMVGRLGELELASVGIVNQIFFLFNFIIVGITAGCGVFIAQYSGIKDTKNIKKVLGISLSMVVINAAIFMIAGLIFPENVMGLFSKETEVVLLGKEYFQVVCISYIFTAITFSFANASKSIGNTAVPMVTSFIAVTTNIILNYILIFGKLGFPAMGVKGAAMATVIARILETTILLTYIYSKKGILAAKLNELFSFNKAFLLKVLKTVSDTVLIEITWALGVVVYAAIYARMGYKAIAAVNIHTTVQSFFLIAVYGISNSAVVMVGNEIGAGNEEKAKTYARRFAVLAVILGLFLSALMAFSAKYVVTFFNISEGLRSDAIKVLYAAAILFVSFVFDTIIMVGALRGGGDTKVPLIAETFTMWCLGVPLAYIGAFVLKLPIYGVIFFVNIEEFLKSIFVLYRLLSNKWMKKVIENA
- a CDS encoding (S)-benzoin forming benzil reductase — its product is MKYIIITGTSRGLGESLAKKSFKKDNHIICISRKKNTSLIEEAKEKDINLDYFEYDLNDTDNIDTLMKNVFDKIETSKAEGVYLINNAGTVSPIKPIEKCEKYDIIRNINVNLTSLMLITSFFMKYTKELEVEKRVINISSGASEKAYHGWGCYCTSKAGIDMFTKCIALEEENKDHPVKIVSFTPGIMDTNMQKEIRSSKEEDFIQLQRFIDFKEKGKLLSTEIVAGAITDLLHSDKFKQGSMIDISECL
- a CDS encoding DUF4878 domain-containing protein, which encodes MKKLSKILSALLVLILSVFTLSGCSDKEKPTATVKDFLETFKSKNYEKVYSFVNDSESIKDKLNASNAEMPDKVSKVILDKIADVKYEVTEEKIEKNKASVKVKLEVNDIGHALTETITEYMQTALTMAFDENADEKAMEKLAEEKMLDKLNGKLDKVTKDVEIKLEKKNDKWVIEPSDDLINALTGNMKALAEAFEE